A stretch of DNA from Oncorhynchus nerka isolate Pitt River linkage group LG22, Oner_Uvic_2.0, whole genome shotgun sequence:
tctctctcttttcacatctctctctctctctcgttttcacatctctctctctctcttttcacatctctctctctctctctcgttttcacacctctctctctctctctcgttttcacacctctctctctctctctctctctctctctcgttttcacacactctctcgttttcacacctctctctcgttttcacaccccactctctctattctctctctctgtccttagaGTTGGACATATTTGGTATCATCCTGTACTCTGTGCTGACCTTCATGGCAGTGGTGTCCATGCTGGTCTACATAGAGGAGTGTTGGTACATCTACCGGAAGGTTCCCTCCCACAAGAAGAGCGCCATCATCTGGGTCAATGGGGCAGCGCCGGTAAGAACATACCGATTTATCAGGAGGCTTTAAAGGTGCAATCTGGTACTTACTACTTTCATGTCCTCTCTGTGACAACTCATTGTGCTACAGTACAAACACATGCGgccaaaaaacaaaaacaaaactttTGTGAACTTGTGACCCATcaaccaaatgtatttataaagccctttttacatcagccgatgtcacaaagtgctgtagggaaacccagcctaaaaccccctaGAAAGGCcataacctaggaagaaacctagagaggaaccaggctatgaggggtggccagtcctcttctagctgtgccaggtggaggttataacagaacatggccaagatgttcaaacgttcatagatgaccagcagggtctgatgatgatgataataataatcatcatcacAGTGgatgtagagggtgcaacaggtcagcacctcaggagtaaatgtcagtttgcttttcatagctgatcattcagagttagacagcaggtgcagtagagagagagtccaaaacagcaggtccgggacaaggtagcacgtccagtgaacaggtcccATCCTGTCCATTTACTAGGAAATTCTAGGGCAGTAGCACGGTTAGGAAGGATGCATTGGTAAAGCATCCAGACtaagtctgtatgtctgtgtgtgtcaggtgaTCGCCACCATGTCCTGTCTGGGGATGTGGATTCCCCGAGCCACCATGTTCACTGACATGACCTCTGCCTGGTATGTCACTCATCCTTcgctccttttctcttctctctttccttctgtctTTCGCTTTCTTTACATATCAGTTTCTCTTTCTTGACAtatcctctttcctttcctctcctccaccttccttCTCTCCCAGTGTGGATCTCAGACCCCTGCTGTGACAGGCAGGAAACTCTGTAGGAAGACACACACTGTGTCAGCAAAACATACAGAGCGATACTAAAAACACTATTACAATATTGAGTGTCTAAATCCGTGCATGTGTAGTTCTTTCcaaacccatctctccctctgtccatctTTTATTCCCTCCTTCCCTTGTTGTATatttgtggtgtgggtgtgtaacGTGTGTCTGTCTCCGCAGCTATTTTGCGATCGTAGTGTTTAAGTTCCTGGTGCTGATGATTGAGGAAGTGGGGGGTGACGATGCGTTTCTACGGCGAGCAGGGAAAAACAAACTGAGGATCAGTACTGGtccctgttgttgctgctgccccTGTCTACCCCATGTTAACATCACACGGTaacacatgcatacacaaacacgtactcacacgcacacactgttTAGGATCAAATGTACTTCATAGCAAGACCTGTTTCTTAGTTGTGTCAGAGTCCAGCTACTAGATTAGTAGTAAAACAGTAAAACAGTGGATTTGTAAAGGATCTGGCAGGTTCAATGTGCCCCTGGCCACTCACACTGGCTCTGTATGGGCCCCTCCATGTCTCACAGCTCATCTGACAACATTATCACTCCAAGTATGCCACCTACTGGTCACTGTCCCCTATAGGCATGGCCTATAACAACATTTTAGAAATATGTACAAATTAATTATTATTTTCCATTTTAAATATTTGTTGAATGTTTTTTCCTCTGGTTTTCCCCAGACGGAGTCTGTTCCTGCTGAAGTTGGGATCGTTCCAGTTTGCCGTGCTAAAGATCGCCTTCACCATACTATCAATCATCCTCTGGACCAATGGCAACTTCGACATCGCAGATGTGAGTGTGGGGTgtcaatacacacacaaacaaaattgGGCTACAAAAGAAGAGAACACATTCTCAATACAAACACTcccaacattgtgtgtgtgtgtgtgtgttccagatggCGATAACGGGAGCAGCCATCTGGATTAACCCAGGTGTGGGGGTCCTGACCATCATAGCACTGTGGCCTGTAGCCATCATGTTCATGCACCTCAGGATCACACTGCGCAGCCTCAAGATCATCCCCAAATATGCTATGTACCAGGTAAGATTACACACATGCCATGTAAATGAACCAATCTGAGGAAAGATATACAGTAAGGCCCTCCTCAACCAATCAGAGGTCAGTTAATTAATTCCCTGAAATGACAACAGTTTCAGCAAATGATAACTTGTGTTTACTTGTTTACTTCTGCAGAGTGTTGTCCTTTTTTGTGTTTACATATGTTATGTTGTTGGGTTTTTAcccatgatgctgtgtgtgtagctggtgcTGGTGCTGAGTCAGCTCCAGTCGGCCATCATCAACATCCTGGCTATGAACGGAACCATAGCCTGCACGCCACCATACTCCTCACAGGCCAGGGGATATTGTGAGTCTtatctccatccatcccttcatcaCTATATACCTTATTACACACAAACTCTACTGCTCTCAGGCAAGCACATAACTTAAGTGACCtatcctctctttctcgctctctttctttcacttttctctttctttctctctctttctctttttctctttctttctctctctttctttctctttttctctttctttctctttttctcttttctctttttctctttctttctcttttctttttctctttctctttttctctttctttctctctttctctttttctctttctctttttctctctctctttttctctctctctttttctctctctctttctctctttttcttttttctcttctctttctttctttctttctctttctttctttctctctttctttctcttctttctttctctttctttctctcttttttcttttttctctcttctttttctctttctttctctctcttctttctctttctctctcttttttcttttctctctctttttctctttctctctctttttctctttctctctctcttttctctttctctctctctttttctctttctctctctctttttctctttctctctctctttttctctttctctctctcttttctctttttctctctctttttctcttttctctcttttcttttctctctctttttctcttttctctctctttttctctttctctctcttttctctttctctctctctttttctctttctcttctcttttctcttttctctttttctctttttctctttttctctttctttctctttcttctttctttctctttttcttttctctctttttttttctctttctttttctctttctctttctttttctcttttttctcttttctttctctttttctctttctttctctttttctcgttctttctctttttctcgttctttctctttttctctctctctctttctctttttctctttctttctttctctttttctctctctttctctttttctctttctttctctctctgtgtgtagtgaTGAGTCAACAGTTGTTGATCCTGGAGATGTTCATCATCACCTTGGTAACCCGCCTGTTGTACCGCCGCCAGTATGACCCACTCCCTGACGACGAGAATGACGATGAACACACCAAGATGGTTATACCGGCAGATAAATCTGACATAGCGTGAGGGCAAGAGAGACTGTATCTGTGCATGTATTAGAGACAAAGTGTGCGTGTGGTTTTGTTAGAAAGACTGTGTGTTAAAGagtatgtgtgtatgttatgtTACACAGGTCTGCAGTAAGAATGTAATCAGTCATGGCATTTTCTGGGTGAGCAATGCTGTTAAAATGAATCAGAAGTCATAATCCCTCAGACAGTGTGTTTGGAAAGTGTTGCTATTATGTAACTGTAATCTAAGAATTA
This window harbors:
- the LOC115105016 gene encoding organic solute transporter subunit alpha-like, producing MDGNRTIDPSCRDRPPVAIDIISQLDIFGIILYSVLTFMAVVSMLVYIEECWYIYRKVPSHKKSAIIWVNGAAPVIATMSCLGMWIPRATMFTDMTSACYFAIVVFKFLVLMIEEVGGDDAFLRRAGKNKLRISTGPCCCCCPCLPHVNITRRSLFLLKLGSFQFAVLKIAFTILSIILWTNGNFDIADMAITGAAIWINPGVGVLTIIALWPVAIMFMHLRITLRSLKIIPKYAMYQLVLVLSQLQSAIINILAMNGTIACTPPYSSQARGYLMSQQLLILEMFIITLVTRLLYRRQYDPLPDDENDDEHTKMVIPADKSDIA